The genomic region CTTGGGTCAAGCATTGAATGAGCTTGAGGCGGAAATGGATGCCGATGGTTTGTGGCGTAATAAAGTGAATCAACTCTTAAAAGAGGATTATAAGTCGTTATTTTCACAAATTGATCTGATGGCTTGGATGCAGGCTCCAGACTACAACGTTGTCTATCATTGGCGTAATAAACAAGAGCGGGTTTTAGAAAACCATCTTCATGATATTCATGGTGTCCTACTAGATACCATTGATTTGAAAGTAATGTCTTCAGAAGAGTTGAAACGATTCATGCAATATTACGAAAGGCTGACGCGACACATGTTAGCTGTGATGCCAAGTAAGGCGGATGTGCTATTTAAGTTAAATGAAAAACAGGAAGTAATGGAAATGCGCTTCCCAGTTGAGCACTAAGCCTTAACGTCAAAAGTTTGTTTATAAAGCGAGTGTAGTAGATTCAATGTGTCGAGTGATAAACGTCAATATGATAGGCTATGGCGAATTGCGATAGCCTATTTTTTTTGGAGTGTTGAAAATGACTGAATTATTGCCCTCTGTTTTAGTGGAAACAAACGAGCAGCCTGATGCCGCTATTATTTGGTTGCATGGCCTTGGATCAGATGGTCATGATTTCGAGTCTTTGGTTCCAGCTTTATCTTTATTGCCAACATTGAAAGTGCGTTTTGTTTTTCCTCATGCTCCACGTCGTCCTGTTACAGTCAATGGTGGTATGGAAATGCGTGCTTGGTATGATATCTATGAGATGACGTTAGAGCGTAAAGTCGATATGGAAAATATCGAAGAATCATGCCTGCAAGTTGAGCGGTTAATACAAGATCAAATTGATAAAGGCATTGCTGCAAATCGAATTGTTTTGGCGGGTTTTTCACAGGGTGGGGTGATCGCATACCACACAGCTTTACGCACTAAGCATGTGTTGGCGGGTATTCTTGAGCTATCAACTTATTTAGTTAATGGTGATGAAGTGCCTGAAGCCGATGCTTGTCCTAATGGCCAAACACCGATTCTTATCCATCATGGCTCGCAAGATCCAGTAGTTGCTCCTGTGTTGGCGACTCAAGCAAGGGATCTTTTGATGTCTAAGGGCTATTCTGTCGCTTATCAATCTTACGAAATGCCTCATTCTGTGTGTCCTGAGCAGGTGCAGGATATTTCTCACTGGTTAAACACTCGATTGGCATAACTGTTATCAGAGTCGGTGAGATTCTCTTGTCTTATTTAAGGAGCTTTTGTGTCGGGAAACTATGAGGAATGGCTGGATTTTGCGAAAAATCTAGCGATACATGCAGGCCAGATGATAGTGGATGCGCGAGAGAATTCAACCTTCGTGCGCGATTACAAAATGGATCATGAGCTGGTTACTTCGACGGATATTGCGGTTGATCAATACATTTGTAGCCACATCCTTGAGCGCTATCCTTCGCACTGTATTTTGTCAGAAGAGTCTTCGCCGCATCTGGATCTTAGCGGTATTGGTGATGATGTTCCGGTTTGGGTGATTGATCCGATAGATGGAACGGTGAATTTTGCACATGGGCATCATCATGTGGCGGTTTCAATTGGCCTTTATATTGGCGATCAGCGAATTTTAGGCGTGGTGAATGCTCCGTTTTTAGAGGAGTGTTTTTGGGCTGTGAAAGGTTCGGGTGCTTTTTGTAATGGGAAGCCGCTGGCGGTTTCGGGTGCTCAAGAGCTAAGAAGTGCATTGGTTGCCACAGGGTTTCCTTATCAAAAAACGGCACTTTCGCCTATCATTGAACGAGTGTCGCGTATTTTGCATCACTGCCAAGATGTTCGTCGTAATGGTTCTGCCGCTTTGGATTTATGCTGGGTTGCTGCAGGTCGTTTAGATGCGTATTTTGAAAGCGTAAAACCTTGGGATATGGCTGCTGGGGCTTTAATAGCGGAAGAGGCGGGTGCCAAAGTTGGGTATTATCTATCTAGCGCATCTTCTTGGCCCAACGTGGTTAATGGAGAAGGGCTTTTGGTATCAACCCCTCAATTGTATGACGATCTTTTGGCGCTTGTTGATCTTGATTTATAACGTATTTACTTCTGCTTGATTGGAATTATTATGTCTTTTACTGCATTTATGTTGGTTTTGCTCGGCTGTGTTGGCGTGATTGCCGTTTCACTTTGGTTTATTCGCCATCAGCTAAAATTAAATAAAGCACGAGAAGAAAAAATTCGTGCTGGAGAGGACCGCTTTTTTGAAGAGCGGCAAAAAAGAATCGATAGCATTCGGGTTCTGTTAAAAACAGTGGGGACCGAGGAGTTAAACTGGATTGAAGCCAGTATTCGAATAAAAAATCTATTGGATCAGTTAAGCGAGGATTTATCTGAACATGAGGATATTTCCGCGTTTTATATTATTACTGAGAAAACTCTGCATATTCCTACTCACGAGCAATGGGGGGATTTGCCTAAGCCTGCAAAAATGAAATTTCGTCTTGAAATGGATGGTTATGAAGTGGAATATGCCGAACATTTGCAACGCGCTAGAACTTCATTGATGGCTTATGACTTTAAGTAATGTTAGTTCAGTTGCTCGTTTCTATCAGTTTTTTATTTTTGTTGTTAGTTTTACTTGTGTTGTTTTTTATTCGTCATCAATCAAAAGTACCCTATTATAGATTGACACAAGAGCAATGTGTGACCTTGCTTCAAAAAGCGATTCAAGGTGTTCTACCAGAGCATGAGTGGCATGCTTTTATCGGTATGACTGTTAGAGATGATGATGTGCTCGATGAGTTAAGAGAGCAGTGTTTGCTTATTGAAGAGTTCGGTATTAAAGGGTCGCAATTTATTAATGGCCAAGTTTGTATCACTTTTAATAAAAAAGGTATTTCTCAGCTGGAAATGTTGTTGGATGAGTGGCAGCATAAATCAAAGTATTTAGTCTGATTTTATTTTAAAACGGAAGAGCATAGGGTTTACATGTATGAATGAGATAGAAGCGTTATTTGATCAAGGTTCCGAATTGATGCCTTGGTTGGCTGATAGTGTTATTAATTTGGTTATTGGTCTTGTTGTTTTCTTTGTAGGTAAATTTATTGCTTCCAAAGTGTCTCAATGGTGTGAAAAGCGAATGCTGAAAGCGTCCGTTGATCAGGCGGTTGCAGGCTTCGCATCGAGTATCTTGTATGCCTTGATGTTTGCTGGTGTGGCTTTGATGGCGCTGGGGCAAATTGGCGTAGAAACCACATCTTTTATTGCTATTCTTGGTGCGGCTGGTTTGGCAGTCGGTCTTGCATTACAGGGGTCCTTGTCTAACTTTGCATCAGGTGTGTTGATTATTATATTGCGTCCATTCCGTTCTGGTGACTTTATTGATGCCGGCGGCCAAATGGGTACGGTTAATCGTATTGAGTTATTTCATACCTATCTTAAAACGCCAGACAATCGTGTCATTATAGTGCCGAATTCTTCAGTAATGAATGGTTCTATTGTTAACTTTTCTCGTGAAGCGACTCGTCGTTTAGATCTTGTTATTGGTAT from Marinomonas rhizomae harbors:
- a CDS encoding mechanosensitive ion channel family protein; translation: MNEIEALFDQGSELMPWLADSVINLVIGLVVFFVGKFIASKVSQWCEKRMLKASVDQAVAGFASSILYALMFAGVALMALGQIGVETTSFIAILGAAGLAVGLALQGSLSNFASGVLIIILRPFRSGDFIDAGGQMGTVNRIELFHTYLKTPDNRVIIVPNSSVMNGSIVNFSREATRRLDLVIGISYDADIRLAKQIMEDIVNADERILKDPKCLIAVSELADSSVNFFLRPWVAAGDYWTVRADLLEKIKYTFDERGVGIPYPQMDVHVHKQES
- a CDS encoding alpha/beta hydrolase, encoding MTELLPSVLVETNEQPDAAIIWLHGLGSDGHDFESLVPALSLLPTLKVRFVFPHAPRRPVTVNGGMEMRAWYDIYEMTLERKVDMENIEESCLQVERLIQDQIDKGIAANRIVLAGFSQGGVIAYHTALRTKHVLAGILELSTYLVNGDEVPEADACPNGQTPILIHHGSQDPVVAPVLATQARDLLMSKGYSVAYQSYEMPHSVCPEQVQDISHWLNTRLA
- a CDS encoding DUF2489 domain-containing protein, yielding MSFTAFMLVLLGCVGVIAVSLWFIRHQLKLNKAREEKIRAGEDRFFEERQKRIDSIRVLLKTVGTEELNWIEASIRIKNLLDQLSEDLSEHEDISAFYIITEKTLHIPTHEQWGDLPKPAKMKFRLEMDGYEVEYAEHLQRARTSLMAYDFK
- a CDS encoding inositol monophosphatase family protein — protein: MSGNYEEWLDFAKNLAIHAGQMIVDARENSTFVRDYKMDHELVTSTDIAVDQYICSHILERYPSHCILSEESSPHLDLSGIGDDVPVWVIDPIDGTVNFAHGHHHVAVSIGLYIGDQRILGVVNAPFLEECFWAVKGSGAFCNGKPLAVSGAQELRSALVATGFPYQKTALSPIIERVSRILHHCQDVRRNGSAALDLCWVAAGRLDAYFESVKPWDMAAGALIAEEAGAKVGYYLSSASSWPNVVNGEGLLVSTPQLYDDLLALVDLDL